In Nocardia sp. NBC_00403, one DNA window encodes the following:
- a CDS encoding alpha/beta hydrolase family esterase: MGHGLPEPRRATDIAERPRPPTQDDKPGSGDQRITIEFGGKTRSYVVHAPPSYDGSTALPLVVALHFYPGDAARIATTSGLNAKADKENFLVVYPEGHASGYNAFVCCGSEDDVGFVKTVLARMTSAWKADPKRVYAAGISNGGDMSFKLAVELPGTFAAIAAVSGGFFGSAAAEPSYKPTTPVSVITFLGGKDRYFGRFDTGITQWQERLACAPGGAHADLANGITVATATCADGSTVEIYRLPEMGHSWPGAAQGELSDAQAGVNATDLAWDFFEANTIHGR, encoded by the coding sequence GTGGGTCACGGCCTGCCAGAGCCCCGTCGCGCCACCGACATCGCCGAGCGGCCCCGCCCCCCTACACAGGACGACAAGCCCGGCTCGGGTGACCAGCGGATCACCATCGAATTCGGTGGCAAGACCCGCTCCTATGTGGTGCATGCGCCGCCGAGCTACGACGGCAGCACCGCCCTGCCACTCGTGGTCGCCCTGCACTTCTATCCCGGTGACGCGGCGCGGATCGCCACGACCAGCGGCTTGAATGCCAAGGCGGACAAGGAAAACTTCCTCGTCGTCTATCCGGAGGGGCACGCTTCCGGATACAACGCCTTCGTCTGCTGTGGTTCGGAAGACGATGTCGGCTTCGTCAAGACTGTCCTCGCCCGAATGACCAGCGCCTGGAAAGCCGACCCGAAGCGCGTCTATGCCGCAGGCATCTCGAACGGCGGCGATATGTCCTTCAAGCTCGCGGTGGAACTACCCGGCACCTTCGCCGCCATCGCCGCGGTCAGCGGGGGGTTCTTCGGTTCCGCCGCGGCGGAACCGTCCTACAAGCCGACGACGCCGGTTTCGGTTATCACCTTCCTCGGTGGCAAGGACCGCTACTTCGGTCGATTCGACACCGGGATCACGCAATGGCAGGAGCGACTCGCCTGCGCTCCCGGGGGAGCGCACGCCGACCTGGCCAATGGCATCACCGTCGCGACGGCCACCTGCGCCGACGGCAGCACGGTCGAGATCTACCGGCTTCCCGAGATGGGACACTCGTGGCCGGGCGCCGCGCAGGGCGAACTCTCCGATGCGCAGGC
- a CDS encoding VOC family protein — protein sequence MILRNVTVDCADPYELALFWSAVTGWPVSEEDKPGDDEVLVEAPALAPGLLFIRVPEGKVVKNRLHFDWMPTERTRDDEVERIIGMGATLYEDHRTADGLGWVTLLDPEGNEFCIERSKAEREGR from the coding sequence ATGATCCTTCGCAATGTGACCGTCGATTGCGCCGATCCGTATGAGCTCGCGTTATTTTGGAGCGCCGTCACCGGATGGCCGGTGTCCGAGGAGGATAAGCCAGGCGACGACGAGGTGTTGGTCGAGGCGCCCGCGCTTGCGCCGGGCTTGCTGTTCATTCGCGTGCCCGAGGGCAAGGTGGTGAAGAACCGTCTGCACTTCGATTGGATGCCAACCGAGCGGACGCGTGACGACGAGGTCGAGCGCATCATCGGCATGGGAGCGACACTGTACGAGGACCACCGAACCGCCGATGGGCTCGGCTGGGTCACGCTGCTCGATCCCGAGGGAAACGAGTTCTGCATCGAGCGAAGCAAGGCCGAGCGCGAAGGCCGATAG